One Centroberyx gerrardi isolate f3 chromosome 2, fCenGer3.hap1.cur.20231027, whole genome shotgun sequence DNA window includes the following coding sequences:
- the kcnv2a gene encoding potassium voltage-gated channel subfamily V member 2: protein HTPGDDSQRLKPRSSMQDLGKDVYDLYVEEEEEEEEEEDEEEEERLLLSPSKHFTLNLNVGGKVYLLPSRLAVRYPRSRLGRLASCPDHSGKLDLCDDYIVQSNQFFFDRDPQVFHSIFNFYRTGVLWIRDELCPRSFLEEISYWGVRVSSSHRCCRISFEERQDELNEQLKIQRQLIAEVQTEESEELFRGLAFGRVRRNIWNLMEKPFSSVTAKLVAVASSFFVLVSLVAMTLNTVEEMQYKLSGRFYGEHVETFCIAFFTAEYLLRLASTPDLRRFGRSMLNAVDLIAILPLYLQMILERFEDDDSLRHAGDIETVARVGKLGQVLRIMRLMRIFRILKLARHSTGLRAFGFTLRQCYQQVGCLLLFIAMGIFMSSAMVYTVEHDVYNTNFTSIPHAWWWAAVSISTVGYGDMSPETNLGRVFAFACISFGIILNGMPISVLYNKFSDYYAQLKSHEYTAVLKARGELRLARRVARRLAACCEEVAHLRPPRLR, encoded by the exons cacacccccgggGACGACTCACAGAGGCTGAAGCCCCGGAGCTCCATGCAG gATTTGGGGAAAGACGTCTATGATCTTtatgtggaggaagaggaggaagaggaggaggaggaggatgaagaggaggaggagcggctgctgctctctccctccaaacaCTTCACTCTCAACCTCAATGTGGGGGGAAAG GTGTACCTGCTGCCCTCCAGGTTAGCGGTCAGGTACCCCAGGTCCCGTCTGGGCCGGCTGGCCTCGTGTCCGGACCACAGCGGGAAGCTGGATCTGTGTGACGACTACATCGTCCAGAGCAACCAGTTCTTCTTCGACCGAGACCCCCAAGTCTTCCACAGCATCTTCAACTTCTACAG GACCGGAGTGTTGTGGATTAGAGACGAGTTGTGTCCCAGGAGCTTCCTGGAGGAGATAAGCTACTGGGGCGTCCGGGTCAGCAGCAGCCACCGCTGCTGCCGCATCTCCTTTGAGGAGAGACAGGACGAGCTGAACGAGCAGCTGAAGATCCAGAGGCAGCTGATAGCAGAG GTGCAGacggaggagagcgaggagttGTTCCGCGGCTTGGCGTTCGGCCGGGTCAGGAGGAACATCTGGAACCTGATGGAGAAACCCTTCTCCTCCGTCACCGCCAAGCTGGTGGCCGTCGCCTCCTCCTTCTTCGTCCTGGTGTCCCTGGTCGCCATGACGCTCAACACCGTGGAGGAGATGCagtacaag CTGAGCGGCCGGTTCTACGGGGAACACGTCGAGACGTTCTGCATCGCCTTCTTCACGGCGGAGTACCTGCTCCGCTTGGCCTCGACCCCCGACCTGAGGCGCTTCGGGCGCAGCATGCTGAACGCCGTCGACCTGATCGCCATCCTGCCGCTCTACCTGCAGATGATCCTGGAGCGCTTCGAGGACGACGACTCGCTCCGACACGCCGGAGACATCGAGACCGTGGCCCGCGTCGGGAAG CTGGGTCAGGTTCTGAGGATCATGCGTCTGATGCGTATCTTCAGGATCCTGAAGCTGGCTCGTCACTCGACGGGCCTGCGGGCCTTCGGCTTCACACTGAGGCAGTGCTACCAACAG gtcggctgtctgctgctgttcatCGCCATGGGGATCTTCATGTCTTCAGCCATGGTTTACACTGTGGAGCACGACGTCTACAACACTAACTTCACATCCATCCCACACGCATGGTGGTGGGCTGCT GTGAGTATTTCCACGGTGGGTTACGGCGACATGTCCCCGGAGACCAACCTGGGCCGCGTCTTCGCCTTCGCCTGCATCTCGTTCGGCATCATCCTGAACGGCATGCCCATCTCCGTCCTCTACAACAAGTTCTCCGACTACTACGCCCAGCTCAAGTCCCACGAGTACACCGCCGTCCTCAAGGCCCGCGGCGAGCTGCGCCTCGCCCGCAGGGTCGCCAGGAGGCTCGCCGCGTGCTGCGAGGAGGTCGCTCACCTGAGGCCGCCCCGCCTCAGGTGA